A genomic segment from Aegilops tauschii subsp. strangulata cultivar AL8/78 chromosome 1, Aet v6.0, whole genome shotgun sequence encodes:
- the LOC109742533 gene encoding flowering locus K homology domain isoform X2: MTEMQRNSTERWITQMVRKSHKEALRTVTGQDITDDVGPGDDTTCSAGENRYPDWPGTTVFRMLISATKLGLIIGYKGERVRRLCEETKACIRILGGHLAGAERAVIIFAKEQPDELIPPAMDALLRVFQHIIYDDGLNMGSDSTVVARILIPSEQAVSLIGEQGLMIYSIEEASKTNIYVLDCDLPPVALEEDRIVEIWGQPARVRKALELVASHLRKYLVDRSVIPLFDPHVPLSMLHVEMPQCHYSDHPEGMPPLYYSDHPEGRLEAVSPLCHSDDHQREPQWTETYYTRCRNPVEVPTSFGRYRSVTPPHHGISAYGQETSSPPKGTYLSAPIELGSHHNLTAYELLRATSPIGASATVERIRSLISVHGHQAHPLRKTCQSATMGKRPHLGISLYGSKSHTSRVSPSAAADLPTPRGMSEYELQASQSLRMYPPATVENLLHCRVSACGPEAPLHVPVRPLTSKSPAITAQVTEKMQVPIIYAEAVIGPTGARIDYIRRASRSSILINDLEEDAMSIEINGSSATDVQTAEQLIKNFMAEAAAASPGHKFDSIPSYLPAPRSPQPDILRTSYIEKESGVAEQRLQTIY; the protein is encoded by the exons ATGACTGAGATGCAGAGAAATTCAACAGAGCGGTGGATTACTCAAATGGTCAGAAAATCTCATAAGGAAGCTCTCAGGACTGTTACGGGACAAGACATTACTGATGATGTAGGCCCTGGTGACGATACCACTTGCTCTGCTGGTGAAAATAGGTACCCTGATTGGCCTGGAACTACAGTCTTCAGGATGCTAATTTCTGCTACAAAGCTCGGTCTGATAATTGGTTACAAAGGAGAGAGGGTTAGAAGACTGTGCGAGGAAACAAAAGCATGTATCCGTATATTAGGTGGTCATCTTGCGGGGGCAGAAAGAGCT GTTATCATTTTCGCAAAGGAGCAACCAGATGAATTAATACCTCCAGCCATGGATGCACTATTGAGAGTATTTCAGCACATAATTTATGATGATGGCTTAAACATGGGGTCTGATAGTACAGTTGTGGCACGGATCCTTATACCAAGTGAACAGGCAGTGAGCCTTATTGGGGAGCAAGGTTTGATGATATATTCTATCGAGGAAGCTTCCAAAACTAACATTTATGTCCTTG ATTGTGACTTGCCGCCTGTTGCACTTGAAGAAGATAGGATTGTTGAAATATGGGGACAACCTGCACGCGTGCGGAAGGCTTTGGAACTTGTTGCTTCTCATTTGAGGAAGTACCTGGTTGATCGAAGTGTTATCCCATTGTTTGACCCTCAT GTGCCTTTGTCGATGTTACACGTGGAAATGCCCCAATGTCATTACAGTGACCATCCTGAGGGAATGCCCCCGCTTTACTACAGTGATCATCCCGAAGGCCGTCTAGAAGCAGTTAGTCCACTCTGCCATTCCGACGATCATCAGCGTGAACCCCAATGGACTGAAACTTACTACACGAGATGCAGGAATCCTGTCGAAGTTCCTACCTCTTTTGGAAGATATCGATCAGTTACACCTCCACACCATGGTATAAGTGCGTATGGACAAGAAACATCTTCACCACCCAAGGGAACATACCTATCAGCTCCTATTGAATTAGGTTCACACCACAACCTGACAGCATATGAATTATTACGAGCAACTTCACCAATCGGTGCATCAGCTACTGTTGAAAGAATACGCTCCCTTATATCTGTGCATGGCCACCAAGCACATCCACTGAGGAAGACATGTCAATCAGCTACAATGGGAAAACGTCCACACCTGGGAATATCATTATATGGAAGTAAATCTCATACCAGCAGGGTATCTCCATCCGCAGCTGCTGATCTACCGACACCTCGTGGTATGTCTGAATATGAACTGCAAGCATCTCAATCATTGAGGATGTATCCACCAGCTACTGTGGAAAACCTTCTGCACTGTCGTGTGTCTGCGTGTGGCCCAGAAGCACCTTTGCATGTGCCTGTGCGTCCATTAACTAGTAAATCACCAGCAATCACTGCACAG GTTACTGAAAAGATGCAAGTTCCAATTATCTATGCTGAAGCCGTGATTGGCCCGACTGGTGCAAGAATTGATTACATTCGCCGCGCTAGCAGATCGAGCATCTTGATAAATGATTTGGAGGAGGATGCAATGTCTATTGAAATCAATGGAAGTTCTGCAACAGATGTTCAGACTGCAGAGCAACTGATAAAG AACTTCATGGCCGAAGCTGCCGCTGCTTCCCCTGGTCATAAGTTTGACTCCATTCCATCATATTTGCCTGCACCAAGATCTCCTCAACCTGATATTCTAAGGACTTCGTACATTGAGAAAGAAAGTGGTGTGGCAGAGCAGCGGCTGCAAACGATTTACTGA
- the LOC109742533 gene encoding flowering locus K homology domain isoform X1 gives MTEMQRNSTERWITQMVRKSHKEALRTVTGQDITDDVGPGDDTTCSAGENRYPDWPGTTVFRMLISATKLGLIIGYKGERVRRLCEETKACIRILGGHLAGAERAVIIFAKEQPDELIPPAMDALLRVFQHIIYDDGLNMGSDSTVVARILIPSEQAVSLIGEQGLMIYSIEEASKTNIYVLDCDLPPVALEEDRIVEIWGQPARVRKALELVASHLRKYLVDRSVIPLFDPHVPLSMLHVEMPQCHYSDHPEGMPPLYYSDHPEGRLEAVSPLCHSDDHQREPQWTETYYTRCRNPVEVPTSFGRYRSVTPPHHGISAYGQETSSPPKGTYLSAPIELGSHHNLTAYELLRATSPIGASATVERIRSLISVHGHQAHPLRKTCQSATMGKRPHLGISLYGSKSHTSRVSPSAAADLPTPRGMSEYELQASQSLRMYPPATVENLLHCRVSACGPEAPLHVPVRPLTSKSPAITAQVTEKMQVPIIYAEAVIGPTGARIDYIRRASRSSILINDLEEDAMSIEINGSSATDVQTAEQLIKVARDCFDLMGNDSYASIHDVDTVDLKFTSAKIMELKNVQHVPAIKKNLVMTPLCKEGLILVFDSNKVVVSRYGLFVGKGYDYGVLFHLPLADLCNKVVDQIHSSVNEYEV, from the exons ATGACTGAGATGCAGAGAAATTCAACAGAGCGGTGGATTACTCAAATGGTCAGAAAATCTCATAAGGAAGCTCTCAGGACTGTTACGGGACAAGACATTACTGATGATGTAGGCCCTGGTGACGATACCACTTGCTCTGCTGGTGAAAATAGGTACCCTGATTGGCCTGGAACTACAGTCTTCAGGATGCTAATTTCTGCTACAAAGCTCGGTCTGATAATTGGTTACAAAGGAGAGAGGGTTAGAAGACTGTGCGAGGAAACAAAAGCATGTATCCGTATATTAGGTGGTCATCTTGCGGGGGCAGAAAGAGCT GTTATCATTTTCGCAAAGGAGCAACCAGATGAATTAATACCTCCAGCCATGGATGCACTATTGAGAGTATTTCAGCACATAATTTATGATGATGGCTTAAACATGGGGTCTGATAGTACAGTTGTGGCACGGATCCTTATACCAAGTGAACAGGCAGTGAGCCTTATTGGGGAGCAAGGTTTGATGATATATTCTATCGAGGAAGCTTCCAAAACTAACATTTATGTCCTTG ATTGTGACTTGCCGCCTGTTGCACTTGAAGAAGATAGGATTGTTGAAATATGGGGACAACCTGCACGCGTGCGGAAGGCTTTGGAACTTGTTGCTTCTCATTTGAGGAAGTACCTGGTTGATCGAAGTGTTATCCCATTGTTTGACCCTCAT GTGCCTTTGTCGATGTTACACGTGGAAATGCCCCAATGTCATTACAGTGACCATCCTGAGGGAATGCCCCCGCTTTACTACAGTGATCATCCCGAAGGCCGTCTAGAAGCAGTTAGTCCACTCTGCCATTCCGACGATCATCAGCGTGAACCCCAATGGACTGAAACTTACTACACGAGATGCAGGAATCCTGTCGAAGTTCCTACCTCTTTTGGAAGATATCGATCAGTTACACCTCCACACCATGGTATAAGTGCGTATGGACAAGAAACATCTTCACCACCCAAGGGAACATACCTATCAGCTCCTATTGAATTAGGTTCACACCACAACCTGACAGCATATGAATTATTACGAGCAACTTCACCAATCGGTGCATCAGCTACTGTTGAAAGAATACGCTCCCTTATATCTGTGCATGGCCACCAAGCACATCCACTGAGGAAGACATGTCAATCAGCTACAATGGGAAAACGTCCACACCTGGGAATATCATTATATGGAAGTAAATCTCATACCAGCAGGGTATCTCCATCCGCAGCTGCTGATCTACCGACACCTCGTGGTATGTCTGAATATGAACTGCAAGCATCTCAATCATTGAGGATGTATCCACCAGCTACTGTGGAAAACCTTCTGCACTGTCGTGTGTCTGCGTGTGGCCCAGAAGCACCTTTGCATGTGCCTGTGCGTCCATTAACTAGTAAATCACCAGCAATCACTGCACAG GTTACTGAAAAGATGCAAGTTCCAATTATCTATGCTGAAGCCGTGATTGGCCCGACTGGTGCAAGAATTGATTACATTCGCCGCGCTAGCAGATCGAGCATCTTGATAAATGATTTGGAGGAGGATGCAATGTCTATTGAAATCAATGGAAGTTCTGCAACAGATGTTCAGACTGCAGAGCAACTGATAAAG GTCGCACGAGATTGTTTCGATCTGATGGGGAATGACTCGTATGCTTCTATTCATGATGTTGACACGgttgatctgaagtttacttcggcaAAGATCATGGAACTGAAGAACGTGCAacatgtccccgccatcaagaagaatCTCGTTATGACTCCTCTATGTAAAGAAGGTTTAATTTTAGTATTCGATTCAAATAAAGTAGTTGTATCTCGGTATGGACTATTTGTTGGAAAAGGATATGATTACGGAGTTTTGTTCCACCTTCCCCTAGCAGATTTATGTAATAAAGTTGTGGACCAAATTCATTCTAGTGTGAACGAATATGAGGTTTga